The Molothrus ater isolate BHLD 08-10-18 breed brown headed cowbird chromosome 2, BPBGC_Mater_1.1, whole genome shotgun sequence DNA segment TTGCCAGATATGCCCGGCTGGAGAGGAAGATCAACAAAATGACAGACAAGCTCAAAACCCACGGTACAGTGccatggctgctcctgctccacaaGGAAAAACATGTTCTGTTTCTGAAAAGCTGTCAAGAGCATTTTCAGCTTTAAGTATTTATCCTTCAAACTTGCCttccctctttcctctttcctttcctcccctcctctcccctcccctttctttccctttcttcctctcctctctttctttctctcttttctttctctctctccctctccttcttttttttttcctctttaaactATTTGAAAATCTTACCTGTGTCTTTTCAGGAATTTCCTGGGCTTTactgtgtaattttttattctttctcagTGTTGCCCATCACTGAATCCTGTTTTGAGTAAGTCAAGGTAGAAATTACAGTGTGATACAGAGCTGGCAGTTTGCTGTAAAAGGGTGTTTTTAATATAGCTATAAATCATttggaaagagatttttaaacAGGGGAATGTCCAGCCTTAAAGAGTGAAATATTAAAGAATTACTAATTTAATGTAATTATAATTCAATATTATAAGCAATGGAaactaatattttctttttctttaacagtGAAAGCACGAACTGCCCAATTGGCCAAAATAAAGTGGGTCATAAATATTGTATTCTACATATTGCAGGTAAGTCAATATTTTGTTATGGATGCAACTTAACCCAAATGCTCAGTAGTGTTACAATTCTCTCCTGCTTTATTGGCCTGTATCTGGTCACtcagggctcctccagcccagggaggagctggagctgctgcagagagcccagaggaggctccaggatgagcagagggatggagcagctctgctgggaggaaaggctggcacagctgggattgttcacctgcacaggagaagctttgggctgagctcagggtggccttgcagggcctgcaggagccccaggaaagctggagagagacaatttccagggcatgcagggacagcacacagggaatggcttcacactgaaaaattacaggTTTAGATCAgacatgaggaagaaattcttctctgtgagggtgggcaggccctggcacaggtgcccagagcagctggggctgcccctggatccctggcagtgcccaaggccaggttggacactggggctggagcagcctgggacagtgggaggtgtccctgccatggcaggggtggcactggaggatCTTTAaattccttccagcccaaaccattctgtgattccaaggACACAGAGCTTGGCAGACAGAAAGAGTTTCTGGAACTGGAAGGGAAATGATGATACATTCTGGTAATTGAGGATGGAAGGAGTTTAACTTTCATCTCAACTCTGTGTTTGTGGTTTTGAGGGGACAAGATTGGAGTTTGTCTTAGCTCTTTAATcactgggggtttttttaatatatggcCCCAAATCAAGGAAGGTTCTGCTATATGTAAATTCTGGCTTTGAAACCAAAATACACTTCTGCTGAGGATGCAGTTCTGCACCTCCAGCTGCCACACATTTCCCCACGGTGCCTCATCAGATTGTCTGAGTAGTTCTGACTGATGCCAAAGAATTTGCTAAACAAGGATGGCAGTGCTCAGCCTGAAGATTTCCTTAGGGGACTGTTAAAATGAGTTGAACTCCTTGTAGGCAAAAATTCAGGTTAAAAAGGGTCATCAGAATTTTAACAAATGCTATGATTGTGTTTGACTCTGCTGGATTGAAAAGAGGATCTTGAAAGAAAGATCCCCCTGCAACCTCCTAATACTGTGTATAAATTTAAGGTCAtctaaaatctaaaaatattttgaagaagaTAGCAAAGAAACAATTCCAGATAGCACTGGGAATGTATTTGGTGTGTGTTATTATCCAAAGTAATAAAAGGATTCCCATTCCAGGCTGCCCTGATGATCTCTCTGATCTGGAAGTACTACTCTGAGCCTGTCACCGTGCTTCCAAGCAAGTGGTTGGCTCCCCTGGAGCGCCTGGTGGCCTTCCCTACAGGAGTGGCAGGTGAGGAAAGGGACATGGCCAGTCCCCAGAGCATCCAGGGATTAactgcagctgcttccctgactcccagagcacagcttcaagtctttcagcagctcttccaTGTGTGGTTCTGGTTTCTTGAAGTGCTCGTggaattttatcatttttatttccaccCAAACAGAGCATTGCCCTTCTCTGTATTGAATAGATCCTGGGCAAGATTTAAattagaaaatcagaaaatcacCCAAAAGGGAGTTTTCTTCACAGGTGTGCTATGAATTGCTACGTGCTCACAAAACAACTGATTTCAATTTCAGAGGACATTTACTTTTTACATCTCTCAAATCCTGAATTTAGGTTCAAGCAAAGCATTCTGCCAGGCCTTAAAATGAGGTATTTTCTCTTGGGTCTGTAGCAGATGGTTTTAGCTCTGGGGTGCACTCACCACACTTGAGCTCATATTTGTGTATTTGGTGCTCTTTTCCCAAGACAATCCAGAATTTTTTGCAACCAGCACTGATTTTCCTCCCAACTCTTGTATCTCCCTTTTGTATACAAAGATTTTTGTTCCTGTTGGCCCCATGAgttctgaatttaattttttacacTTCCAAGGTTGTTTGCAGCTGCACAGGTTCCTCAGAGTTATTGATCCAACAACTTCAATTGTGGTTTCTCCCTCTTTTGCAGGAGGTGTGGGAATCACCTGCTGGCTCGTGGTCTGCAATAAGGTTGTAGC contains these protein-coding regions:
- the GET1 gene encoding guided entry of tail-anchored proteins factor 1; the encoded protein is MAESGAWLLVLSAVFLCNALKILLPSCSSLISRLLQKDAEQESQMRAEIQTMKQELATISMMDEFARYARLERKINKMTDKLKTHVKARTAQLAKIKWVINIVFYILQAALMISLIWKYYSEPVTVLPSKWLAPLERLVAFPTGVAGGVGITCWLVVCNKVVAIMLHPFS